A genomic window from Lineus longissimus chromosome 17, tnLinLong1.2, whole genome shotgun sequence includes:
- the LOC135501087 gene encoding uncharacterized protein LOC135501087 isoform X4, which produces MAGWHSLSGYLFYKQGGALGKFKSKRRQWYLFDESGCQLVWYKTQEDSGTKAPLGAIEIGGSSISLNLDMNNQFVITAKGKEHVFTADNHESMMIWLLGLQAKRDAYAQKKTPSITQSGNMRRAYSVNDVSPGSPSNWQSVSVKMKKAYEYFEAMTRSFKSPSSPLQRSPSWVSLQKRGSEPAVSHACTSMPDSLSRGSSFRLQSHSSRPPLIAEDEHFRPRLRKSDTINEVMNNPRAAFDNVIPAEKIEIKPTTSPVGDPKTNPWKGTRFHEMQIPLSKSFSPGLGLDEVSASSTESRRTGSILERSSSGGLNESDEDDVGDVFDYDLLAAKDEGYEVKVNTGKPLSERAESRTSNHQDVQSERTSSWSGQSSDSAIDRGETSMSELHNRLADMEKELMNTKIELAKVMNREACIKTVLDKRDLAIQQLDEKLERLEHLEFTQEGNNNLSAAVYAKKLKEQCRVLQNQNRFLNEEVKKLTRIRQMEMAKFSEQEERNRDLESTIEKWKRDYLSILQSCISVPSGDILDGMEVNLYGGNRHKDRIQFLLDEAKKTNPCLPTLERLSKGEVHVDSLGFRHSYDNEGLMLHYVCTQLHEHYASLLTSHEEHQLKWKEYLLEHRNSLHKTRKRLMYRYKSCCPKELKMMIRGGIPPQYRGEVWKQLISNQCRDIITEKGQHYYSNLVNGISDSQYAGQYRKQISLDLLRTMPTNVHFDTTDADGIQKMQEVLQAYCVHSTTMGYCQGMNFIAAMSLLFMDKEDAFWCLVAMTEKYFTPHYFDHNLIGAQADQEVLKELLKEKLPKLHQHLDDLDIEISTVTLNWFLAIFFDSVPMETLLRIWDCFLLEGPKVLFRFAIAILKIHEKALLEKEDTISIMKHLKLCARLTFDSDGLIKVAFDEMRPFPRRKDIASKQTVYLKMLKEQVRKREEERRHLAEREEMFRELELTPTNALIIECASAYMDGKIWMCHGEQSSGKICKINCDENIMHDLNCEFDSRIMCITAVTEDLMLLGTLSWTLYAFSTVSREQLWNTRLHDAILDLCCHQEEGEKNKVFAALADGTIAIMEDINEDQPKSDGFYILIGHNPVTSLLLINQQLWCASGNSVVILHASTLDTMDSFAVSSTPFDHILRLMKGDHGVWIAVKGSSTLELWDTKQLVCRLLYDVRENRYYMSRRVSVDEDEENYFNPSRITAILPYDNYMWVGTARGDLIIYEITEKLLSKQGAASGVDASSNMTSTSCTTSLSSSPYTPSRSELIAKITPMDSVEEKVRELYFERMHVENEDKSNDDHDREVEDSEEHLSDAENLNKVALTPRSSQDTDSTFTDATCKTVYKTGSGSDSGVVLSKSNIVTVKSQSASGQVGMKVLEADVSHEQSKEGVHLQIFVQVQAGKDQSTVNHKCVGTDSGESESEGERLKSQDAKLDSSISENITDVLVESAESLENSKMSDSGMDKLVVPDGQWGRDVNQESEEEEFVDAEAGSATNSPKKAVKDRGEVGEEVSDDEDEICGKDNLGSSENVTTPKTHLSSISAPQVKEMIGPENGEIIDKQSENVMADSSDAVVKMDSENMENSVENVADNIDNLVPSSCQIKVESVSGDSGATTAEDHLSDDVFQDDLKAKSRKDSKGKLEKVEVKKDSLHQSHALTPDDPSQRPLSPIMERHENTSTCTTSSYQEQPKSGVSTPQKSGPDKLKVEIVVEGDSEKQEKDSQLCPQINHLGDSLETDKNSALWSSYEDMSSTREYDSQSLPSEAKDVVNPLLLGPQWGRKDRRPSSGVVSATSDFPYTYDMTLLVKMKISDKPIKALLKTRSGGEDVVISCAGCYSDDEPVLKWRKEANEKLWTNEPIFEICQLTNTPKPPSYMRHRLSFSSMSQRSGDSSGPQSVSSPRMSIS; this is translated from the exons ATGGCTGGCTGGCACAGTCTCTCTGGCTACCTCTTCTATAAACAGGGTGGTG CCCTGGGCAAGTTCAAGTCCAAACGACGTCAGTGGTATCTTTTCGATGAATCAGGATGTCAGTTAGTCTGGTACAAGACCCAAGAGGATTCTGGGACCAAGGCACCACTAGGGGCCATCGAGATAGGTGGTTCTTCTATCTCTCTCAATCTCGACATGAATAATCAGTTTGTTATAAC GGCCAAGGGTAAAGAACATGTGTTTACTGCTGACAACCATGAGTCCATGATGATATGGCTGCTGGGCCTTCAG GCCAAACGGGATGCCTATGCACAGAAGAAGACTCCATCCATAACTCAGTCGGGAAACATGCGAAGA GCTTACAGCGTTAACGATGTATCACCAGGTAGTCCCTCCAACTGGCAGAGTGTGTCAGTCAAAATGAAGAAG GCTTATGAATATTTTGAAGCAATGACAAGAAGTTTTAAG AGTCCAAGTAGCCCCTTGCAAAGGAGTCCCTCTTGG gtgtCACTTCAGAAG cgAGGTTCCGAGCCGGCCGTGTCACACGCCTGCACAAGTATGCCCGACTCGTTATCCCGCGGCAGTTCTTTCCGTCTTCAGTCACATTCCAGTCGTCCGCCCTTAATCGCAGAGGACGAGCACTTCCGGCCAAGGTTGAGGAAATCAGACACAATAAACGAGGTGATGAACAATCCAAGGGCAGCATTTGATAATG TGATTCCAGccgaaaaaattgaaattaagcCAACAACTTCTCCAGTAGGAGATCCAAAAACCAATCCGTGGAAAG GTACACGTTTCCACGAGATGCAGATCCCACTTTCGAAAAGTTTCTCCCCTGGTCTTGGTCTTGACGAGGTCAGCGCCAGCAGCACGGAGAGCAGACGCACCGGAAGCATCTTAGAACGATCGTCCAGCGGCGGTTTGAACGAAAGCGACGAAGATGATGTTGGGGACGTTTTCGATTACGATCTTCTAGCAGCAAAAGATGAAGGctatgaggtcaaggtcaatacaGGGAAGCCTTTATCAGAACGGGCGGAATCGCGGACTTCCAATCATCAGGATGTTCAAAGCGAGAGAACGAG TTCTTGGTCAGGCCAGTCGAGTGATTCTGCCATCGACCGTGGGGAGACCAGCATGAGTGAACTTCATAACAGACTTGCCGATATGGAGAAGGAACTCAT GAATACCAAGATTGAGCTGGCCAAAGTGATGAATCGGGAGGCTTGTATCAAGACTGTCTTGGACAAGAGAGACTTGGCCATTCAACAGTTAGATGAGAAATTGGAGAGATTAGAACATTTGGAGTTCACGCAGGAGGGAAATAATAA TCTGTCTGCAGCAGTGTATGCTAAGAAGCTTAAGGAACAGTGCCGAGTCTTACAGAACCAGAATCGCTTCCTCAACGAGGAGGTGAAAAAACTTACCAGGATTAGACAGATGGAGATGGCCAAATTCTCAGAACAAGAAGA ACGGAATCGAGACTTGGAGTCGACGATTGAGAAATGGAAGCGGGACTACCTCTCTATCCTTCAGTCATGTATCTCGGTGCCTTCAGGAGACATCTTGGATGGTATGGAGGTGAATCTGTATGGAGGGAACAGG CACAAGGACAGAATCCAGTTCCTGCTCGATGAGGCAAAGAAGACAAACCCATGTCTCCCGACATTAGAAAG ATTGTCCAAGGGGGAGGTGCATGTAGATAGCCTCGGCTTCAGACACAGCTATGACAATGAGGGTTTGATGCTGCACTATGTGTGCACCCAGCTCCACGAGCACTACGCCTCTCTCCTCACCAGTCATGAGGAGCACCAACTCAAGTGGAAGGAGTATCTCTTAGAACACAGGAACAGCCTTCATAAAACA AGAAAAAGACTAATGTATAGATATAAATCTTGCTGCCCG AAAGAACTGAAGATGATGATCCGAGGAGGAATCCCTCCCCAGTACAGGGGCGAGGTCTGGAAGCAGCTGATCAGTAACCAATGCCGTGATATCATCACGGAGAAAGGCCAACATTACTATAGCAACCTGGTCAATGGCATCTCAGATTCACAG TATGCTGGTCAGTATAGAAAACAAATCTCACTGGATCTGCTGCGGACGATGCCGACTAATGTTCACTTCGACACCACAGATGCCGACGGG ATTCAAAAGATGCAGGAGGTGTTGCAGGCATATTGCGTCCACAGCACAACCATGGGCTACTGCCAGGGGATGAACTTCATTGCAGCTATGAGCTTATTGTTTATGGACAAGGAAGATGCATTTTG GTGCTTGGTAGCTATGACAGAAAAGTACTTCACTCCTCATTACTTCGATCACAACCTGATCGGGGCGCAGGCTGACCAAGAAGTCCTCAAGGAACTCCTCAAAGAGAAGTTACCCAAGCTCCACCAGCATTtggatgaccttgacattgagaTTTCCACAGTGACCTTGAACTGGTTCTTGGCGATATTCTTCGATTCAGTCCCGATGGAG ACTCTACTCCGCATATGGGACTGCTTCCTTCTCGAGGGTCCCAAAGTCCTGTTCCGTTTTGCCATCGCCATTTTGAAGATTCACGAGAAAGCGCTCTTGGAGAAGGAGGATACAATTAGCATCATGAAGCATCTCAAATTGTGTGCTAGACTGACGTTCGATTCTGATGGCCTCATAAAG GTTGcttttgatgaaatgaggccTTTCCCGCGGAGGAAGGACATTGCCAGTAAACAGACCGTCTATCTCAAGATGTTGAAAGAGCAGGTCCGAAAGCGTGAAGAGGAGAGGCGCCACCTAGctgaaagagaagaaatg TTCCGTGAGCTAGAGCTGACTCCCACTAACGCGCTTATCATCGAGTGTGCCTCAGCATACATGGATGGTAAAATCTGGATGTGTCACGGCGAGCAGAGTTCAGGCAAGATCTGTAAGATCAACTGTGATGAGAACATAATGCATGACTTGAACTGCGAG TTTGATTCTCGCATCATGTGTATCACTGCCGTGACAGAAGACCTCATGTTGTTGGGCACACTCTCATGGACACTGTATGCATTCTCCACTGTATCGAG GGAGCAGCTCTGGAACACACGACTTCACGATGCAATACTTGACCTGTGCTGCCATCAAGAAGAGGGGGAGAAAAATAAAGTGTTTGCAGCATTGGCCGATGGGACGATAGCTATAATGGAGGACATCAATGAAGACCAACCCAAAAGTGATGGCTTCTACATTCTGATTGGACACAACCCTGTGACATCATTACTACTGATCAACCAGCAGCTGTGGTGTGCCAGTGGGAACAGTGTGGTCATCCTCCATGCGAG CACATTGGACACAATGGATAGCTTTGCTGTCTCCAGCACCCCCTTCGATCATATCCTCCGCCTCATGAAAGGTGACCACGGAGTGTGGATTGCTGTCAAGGGGTCGTCAACACTGGAATTATGGGATACCAAACAACTGGTTTGTCGTTTACTTTACGATGTACGCGAAAACCGATATTATATGTCCAGACGGGTAAGTGTGGATGAG GATGAagagaattatttcaacccttcAAGGATCACTGCCATCTTGCCTTATGATAATTACATGTGGGTTGGGACGGCACGAGGCGACCTCATCATTTATGAGATTACAGAGAAACTG CTGAGTAAACAGGGGGCAGCATCAGGTGTGGACGCTTCATCCAACATGACCTCGACCAGCTGCACAACAAGCTTATCCAGCTCCCCCTATACGCCAAGCCGGAGTGAACTCATTGCCAAGATAACACCAATGGACTCAGTGGAAGAAAAGGTTCGGGAGTTGTATTTTGAACGAATGCACGTCGAG AATGAAGACAAGAGTAACGACGACCATGACAGGGAGGTGGAAGACTCTGAGGAGCATTTGAGTGATGCCGAAAACCTCAACAAGGTGGCGTTGACTCCTAGAAGCTCGCAGGACACCGACAGCACATTCACTGACGCCACTTGCAAGACCGTGTACAAAACTGGGAGTGGCTCGGACAGTGGAGTAGTGTTATCAAAAAGTAACATAGTTACTGTGAAAAGTCAATCGGCATCCGGGCAGGTTGGAATGAAGGTCCTTGAAGCAGATGTTAGCCATGAACAGTCAAAGGAGGGTGTTCATTTACAGATTTTTGTCCAAGTTCAGGCGGGAAAAGATCAGAGTACCGTCAATCATAAGTGTGTCGGGACGGATTCTGGTGAGAGTGAAAGTGAGGGGGAGAGGTTAAAATCTCAAGACGCGAAATTAGACAGTtctatttctgaaaatataaCTGATGTTCTGGTGGAATCTGCAGAATCTCTAGAAAATTCCAAAATGTCTGACTCTGGAATGGATAAGCTGGTGGTGCCAGATGGACAGTGGGGGCGGGATGTAAATCAGGAATCTGAGGAAGAAGAGTTTGTCGATGCAGAGGCGGGGAGTGCGACAAACAGCCCAAAGAAGGCTGTCAAGGACAGAGGTGAGGTTGGTGAGGAGGTGTCAGACGACGAGGATGAAATCTGTGGAAAGGACAATTTGGGGTCATCTGAGAACGTGACGACTCCAAAGACACATTTGAGTTCAATAAGTGCTCCTCAGGTGAAAGAAATGATTGGTCCTGAGAATGGTGAAATTATTGACAAACAAAGTGAGAATGTTATGGCAGACAGCTCTGACGCTGTGGTGAAAATGGACagtgaaaacatggaaaattcaGTTGAAAATGTTGCAGATAACATTGATAATCTAGTGCCAAGTTCATGTCAGATTAAAGTAGAAAGTGTGAGTGGTGATTCTGGTGCCACAACTGCTGAGGACCACCTTAGCGATGATGTATTTCAAGATGATTTAAAGGCAAAGTCGAGAAAGGATTCCAAAGGAAAGTTGGAAAAAGTTGAAGTGAAAAAAGACAGCCTTCATCAGTCCCATGCTTTAACTCCAGATGATCCATCACAGCGCCCTCTGTCTCCAATAATGGAACGACATGAGAACACCAGTACGTGTACCACAAGTAGCTACCAAGAACAACCGAAAAGTGGTGTGAGCACGCCACAGAAATCTGGCCCAGACAAGTTGAAAGTCGAAATTGTTGTTGAGGGCGATTCAGAAAAGCAAGAAAAGGATTCTCAATTATGTCCACAAATAAATCATTTAGGGGATAGTTTAGAAACGGATAAGAATTCGGCACTGTGGTCAAGTTATGAGGATATGTCCTCTACGAGAGAGTATGATTCACAATCTCTGCCGTCCGAGGCGAAGGATGTTGTCAACCCATTGCTGTTGGGGCCGCAGTGGGGTCGTAAAGATCGGAGACCGTCCTCGGGAGTTGTTTCGGCGACTAGCGACTTCCCGTACACATATGACATGACACTGCTGGTCAAGATGAAGATCAGTGATAAACCGATCAAGGCCTTATTGAAAACCAG GAGCGGTGGTGAGGATGTTGTCATATCTTGTGCTGGTTGCTATAGCGATGACGAACCCGTTCTTAAATGGCGAAAAGAGGCAAATGAG AAACTTTGGACGAACGAGCCAATATTTGAGATCTGCCAGCTGACGAATACACCAAAGCCGCCATCTTACATGCGCCATCGGCTTAGTTTCTCGTCGATGTCACAGAGGAGTGGTGATAGCAGCGGTCCGCAGTCAGTCTCCTCACCGAGAATGAGTATCAGTTAG